From the Serratia nematodiphila DZ0503SBS1 genome, one window contains:
- a CDS encoding L-ribulose-5-phosphate 3-epimerase, with product MQTTNAACLGLYEKALPAELSWPQRLATAAELGFEFVEMSIDEQPARQQRLDWDRRQRLAFIQARLDSGVTVPSLCLSAHRRDPFGSAEAATRERARVLMSKALELATDLGIRNIQLAGYDVYYEPADRHSRERFIEGMQWAAAQAARAQVMLSVEVMDTPFINSISKWRDIARHVNSPWFTVYPDLGNLSAWGNDVAAELALGIGSITAIHLKDTVAVGPGSAGQFRDVPFGEGCVDFAHAFSVLNALGYRGPYLLEMWAREDGQDKQRIAQAKAWLEQQMNDGGIAC from the coding sequence CAGCGGCTGGCCACCGCCGCCGAGCTGGGCTTTGAATTTGTGGAGATGTCGATAGACGAACAGCCGGCGCGCCAGCAGCGGCTGGACTGGGATCGCCGCCAGCGGCTGGCGTTTATCCAGGCGCGGCTCGACAGCGGGGTGACGGTGCCGAGCCTGTGCCTGTCGGCGCACCGGCGCGATCCGTTCGGCAGCGCCGAGGCTGCCACCCGCGAACGGGCGCGGGTGCTGATGAGCAAGGCGCTGGAACTGGCGACGGATCTCGGCATCCGCAACATCCAGCTGGCGGGTTACGACGTCTATTACGAACCGGCCGATCGCCACAGCCGCGAGCGCTTTATCGAGGGCATGCAGTGGGCGGCGGCGCAGGCTGCCAGGGCGCAGGTGATGCTGTCGGTGGAGGTGATGGACACGCCGTTCATCAACAGCATCAGCAAATGGCGCGACATCGCCCGCCACGTCAACAGCCCGTGGTTCACGGTGTATCCCGATCTCGGCAACCTCAGCGCCTGGGGCAACGACGTCGCCGCCGAGCTGGCGCTGGGCATCGGCAGCATCACCGCCATACACCTCAAAGACACCGTGGCGGTGGGGCCGGGCAGCGCCGGGCAGTTCCGCGACGTGCCGTTCGGCGAGGGCTGCGTGGATTTCGCCCACGCCTTTTCCGTGCTCAACGCGCTCGGCTATCGCGGCCCCTACCTGCTGGAGATGTGGGCGCGCGAAGACGGGCAGGATAAGCAACGCATCGCCCAGGCCAAGGCCTGGCTCGAACAACAAATGAATGATGGAGGCATCGCATGCTGA